In Amaranthus tricolor cultivar Red isolate AtriRed21 chromosome 5, ASM2621246v1, whole genome shotgun sequence, a genomic segment contains:
- the LOC130812871 gene encoding uncharacterized protein LOC130812871 isoform X2: MASAILGPKPLFSTHLVVRAVHSPAKDTSSSSMAATSPKWAQKTITLSPYRRGCHLITSKVLKEIEKDLSEFNCGLAHLFLQHTSASLTINENYDPDVQEDTETFLNRIVPEGSSAPWRHTIEGPDDMPAHIKSSMFGCALTIPISNGRLNMGTWQEGRE; the protein is encoded by the exons ATGGCGTCGGCTATTTTGGGGCCAAAACCATTGTTTTCCACTCATCTAGTAGTTCGAGCAGTTCATAGCCCAGCCAAGgatacttcttcttcttcaatggcGGCGACTTCTCCGAAATGGGCACAGAAAACCATTACTCTCTCGCCTTATCGTCGTGGCTGTCATCTCATTACCTCTAAA GTACTGAAGGAAATTGAAAAAGATTTATCTGAATTCAATTGTGGGCTTGCTCATCTTTTCT TGCAACATACTAGTGCTTCTCTGACCATAAATGAAAACTACGATCCTGATGTTCAAGAAGACACTGAGACATTTCTCAACAGGATTGTTCCAGAG GGTAGTTCAGCTCCATGGAGGCACACGATCGAAG GACCTGATGACATGCCTGCTCATATCAAGTCATCAATGTTTGGCTGTGCTTTGAC GATCCCAATCAGTAACGGGAGGCTTAACATGGGAACCTGGCAG GAAGGGAGGGAGTAA
- the LOC130812871 gene encoding uncharacterized protein LOC130812871 isoform X3, with protein MASAILGPKPLFSTHLVVRAVHSPAKDTSSSSMAATSPKWAQKTITLSPYRRGCHLITSKVLKEIEKDLSEFNCGLAHLFLQHTSASLTINENYDPDVQEDTETFLNRIVPEGSSAPWRHTIEGPDDMPAHIKSSMFGCALTIPISNGRLNMGTWQ; from the exons ATGGCGTCGGCTATTTTGGGGCCAAAACCATTGTTTTCCACTCATCTAGTAGTTCGAGCAGTTCATAGCCCAGCCAAGgatacttcttcttcttcaatggcGGCGACTTCTCCGAAATGGGCACAGAAAACCATTACTCTCTCGCCTTATCGTCGTGGCTGTCATCTCATTACCTCTAAA GTACTGAAGGAAATTGAAAAAGATTTATCTGAATTCAATTGTGGGCTTGCTCATCTTTTCT TGCAACATACTAGTGCTTCTCTGACCATAAATGAAAACTACGATCCTGATGTTCAAGAAGACACTGAGACATTTCTCAACAGGATTGTTCCAGAG GGTAGTTCAGCTCCATGGAGGCACACGATCGAAG GACCTGATGACATGCCTGCTCATATCAAGTCATCAATGTTTGGCTGTGCTTTGAC GATCCCAATCAGTAACGGGAGGCTTAACATGGGAACCTGGCAG TAA
- the LOC130812871 gene encoding uncharacterized protein LOC130812871 isoform X1, translating into MASAILGPKPLFSTHLVVRAVHSPAKDTSSSSMAATSPKWAQKTITLSPYRRGCHLITSKVLKEIEKDLSEFNCGLAHLFLQHTSASLTINENYDPDVQEDTETFLNRIVPEGSSAPWRHTIEGPDDMPAHIKSSMFGCALTIPISNGRLNMGTWQGIWLCEHRDHPTPRRVVVTLNGI; encoded by the exons ATGGCGTCGGCTATTTTGGGGCCAAAACCATTGTTTTCCACTCATCTAGTAGTTCGAGCAGTTCATAGCCCAGCCAAGgatacttcttcttcttcaatggcGGCGACTTCTCCGAAATGGGCACAGAAAACCATTACTCTCTCGCCTTATCGTCGTGGCTGTCATCTCATTACCTCTAAA GTACTGAAGGAAATTGAAAAAGATTTATCTGAATTCAATTGTGGGCTTGCTCATCTTTTCT TGCAACATACTAGTGCTTCTCTGACCATAAATGAAAACTACGATCCTGATGTTCAAGAAGACACTGAGACATTTCTCAACAGGATTGTTCCAGAG GGTAGTTCAGCTCCATGGAGGCACACGATCGAAG GACCTGATGACATGCCTGCTCATATCAAGTCATCAATGTTTGGCTGTGCTTTGAC GATCCCAATCAGTAACGGGAGGCTTAACATGGGAACCTGGCAG GGGATATGGCTGTGCGAGCATCGTGATCATCCAACTCCACGCAGAGTAGTAGTTACTCTTAATGGAATATAG